Genomic window (Thermococcus sp.):
GTTGACTCTTTCACGATGGTGTTCTGGCGCGTCCTCTTCGCCCTCTTGATACTAGGCACTTACATAGTGCTCTTCCTGCGAGAGAATCCCTTCACCCGTGAGAGGTTGTGGTTCTACGCCCTCTACGGCCTCGTTGGCGTCTTCGCATTTTACACCCTCTACTTCTACACGGTAAAGATATCATCCGTTGGATTCGCGGTCCTCTTAGTGTACACTGCCCCGGCATTTTCCGTCATCCTCGGGAGGCTGATTTTCGGGGAACCCCTGATCAGAGAAAAGATGGTAGCGCTCTTTCTCGTCCTGACCGGGGTTGTCCTTGTTGCAGGAAATGTGGACTTCCACGTGGGTTATCTAGCCCTCATAACGGGCATCACTACAGGATTTACTTACTCCATCTACAGTATTCTGGCCAAGTTTGGGGTGAGAAACGAGAGACCGGAAAGGGTGCTCTTCATGATCCTCTTCTTTGGACTGCTCTTCTTGGCGCCGTTCTCTAAGTTCTCCGTCCCTGGAGGAGCCATACCATATCTCCTCGGCCTTGCCTTCTTCCCTACATTCTTGGGTTACATCCTTTACAACCATGCCCTCAAGGAGGTTGAGGTGAGCAGGGCGAGCATAGTGGCGACGGTCGAGCCGGTTGTCGCAATAATCCTTGCGTTCCTCCTCTTCGGGGAGAAGCTGACGACTGAGCAGCTCATCGGTGCGACCCTGATAATAGGGGGATCCATCATAGTGCACTTGAGGGGAGAAGAAAAACCAGAGGAGAACCTGCTGGAAGAGACCCACTAAACGTGGAAGTACCTCTCCAGCTCCCACTCCGTTACTTTCTTGGTGTTTTCAGGCAGGTTCATGGACTCTAGGTACTCCACGTAGGCTTCCCACTCCCTTTCCTTGTATGTGACAAAGTTCTCGTAGGCACCGCCGAGGGCCTCCCTGACAATCCTGTCCCGCTTCAGCCCCTCAAGTGCCCCCCCAAGGTTCTCGGGTAGCGTCTCTATACCCACCTTCTTCCTGGTAGTATCGTCCATCTCGTAGACGTTTGTCTCAGCGTAAGCCTCAGGTTCCAGTTTTCTCTTTATCCCGTCGAGACCTGCCATCAGGATTGTCGCGAATGCCAAGTAGGGGTTTGCACTAGGGTCAGGACAGCGGTACTCTATTCTAGCACCGTTCCCCCAGAAAGCAGGGACCCTTATCAGCGTGCTCCTGTTCCTGTAGCCCCAGCTTATGTAAACCGGTGCCTCATATCCGGGGACGAGGCGTTTGTAGCTGTTGACAGTGGGATTGGTTACCGCTGTAAGGGCCTTTGCGTGCTTGAGTATCCCTCCAACGAAGTGGAGTGCCGTTTCGCTCAGCCCTCCTTCTCCTACGAAGATATTCTCTTCCTCCTTCCACAGGCTAATGTGAAGGTGCATGCCGTTGCCGGGAAAACCGTAGAGGGGTTTTGGCATAAATGTGGCGTGTAAACCATGCAGCTCGGCAACTGCCTTCACCGTGTACTTGAAGCTCACGATGTTGTCGGCTGTTCTCAATGCCTCGTTGTAGCGGAAGTCTATCTCATGCTGTGCATTCCCAACCTCGTGATGTAGAACCTCTGGAACGAGGCCGAGGGCTGGCATGTAGAGCGCTATCTCCCTCCTCACTTCCCTCACCCTGTCGAGGGTTACTAGGTCAAAGTAACCGCCCCCATCGGGCAGGTGAAGCTCCCATGTACCGTTCTTTTTGAAGAGGTAGAACTCCGGTTCTGGCCCTATGTAGGCCTTAAAGCCCTCTTTCTCGAGTTTTTCAATTGTCTTTTTCAAGACCCCCCTTGGATCGGCCTTATACGGCTTTCCGTCCTTGTAGACGTAGCCGTAAACCCTCGCTATCCCCTCCCAGGGAACCTCAGCGTATGTATCAGGATCAGCTTTGAAAATCAGGTCGCTGTCCGCTATTCCCTGGAAGCCCGGTATGGATGAACCATCAAAGGCTATCCCTTTCTCAACTGCCTCTTCGTACCTGCCCGCCGGTATTTCCATCCCCTTGGGGACACCGTTTATGTCGACAAAGATCAGTTGGATGAAGCCAGGCTTCTTAGCCTCTCCAGTACGGGACGCCGTGGAAACTTCGTTCATTTTTATCACCGTTTAACAGTTTAATGTTCATTTTTTTGATGATTTAATAAACAAACAGTAAAATAAAAGCCTTTTCTCTGAGAATTTGTCATTATGACGGAAGAAATGGGAGGGAATGCTCCTTTGCTATGGAGAAGGTTAAACTTTTGACAGCCACACACTGGATATACATTTTTATGTCAAACAAAGCTTTTTGTGCTACCACCTTAAACCCAAACATGCCTACTGCAGATGATGTTTTGAAGATGGAGATAGCAAGGGTTAACCTGCACTTACCCACGGTTAGGCCCACACTCTCTCAACTCTTGGCAGAGGAAAAGCCTAGGGTCCACCTCAGGGATGGAAGCGAGAGCCACTTCAAGCGCTCGGAGCTAGAATACGTAGAGAGCCTGCTCGATGATAAAGAGGTAAAACTCCTCCGGCTCCCGATAATCCTGGAGATAAGCACGGTTTACAGGGGTTACTTCCGCGTCCGTGGGAGGATTGAGGTCAAAGTCGTCGAGAAGATCCTGGAGACCTACGACGAGCTCGAAGAGAAAACAGAGGGTCTCTATCCAAGGTACCTCCTGCCTCGGGTTAGGCGGGTCCTCCCGACGACGACAACCTACGCCTTCATAGCGGAGTGATGAGTATGGACGAAGACATGAGGGTGTTCAGGGACTACCTAGCCTTCACGGTCCCCCACATTACGATCCTGGCCGGGGCGATACTCGGTGTCCTCATAATAGCCAGACTCCCAACGAACCTGGCACTGGGGATATTCGCACTGATCTACGGGATTATGCTGACTGTTCTGGGGCTAGTGATCCGGCCCCACGCATCACACCTGCTCGCCTACAGGTTTATGATGGCATTTTCGACAGGCCTGACGGTGGTAGGGGCGTTTCTGATTGTGGCAGGAAGGTAAGTTTATATTAAGAAAGGGCAAGGTTATACGGTGGGAGGGCATGAAAAAGATAACGGTCTCTCTGGTCATAGCCCTCATTCTGCTCACGATTCCACATGTTCTTGCGCTATCCCCCCCCGTCAGGCCTGAGGGGGGGATAACCGTTCTGACCGGGGATTACAGTTCGGGGGCCATAACCCTAATCAATCAGGATGAAATAACGTATAGGATAACGGGCTACCAGCGTTTTTGGGTTGAAGATAAAAGCGGAAAAACCGTTAACGGGTTCAACCTAACGGTGTTCCCAAAAACTATCTCTGACTGGGGTCCGGGAACGGGTGTCGTGCTCAACTACAACCTGTCCTGCCCTGAGAACATAAAAGGCGGCAATTACACACTCTACCTAAGATTTCTCGCGGTCGTATCGGGAGATTCGAGCTACCATATCATACAGGTCGCGGTTCCACTCCGTGTTATAGGGCATCCACTTAAGTTCGGTGTTGCTGGGGCATACGTTGTTGAGAACCCCAACTCCCCTTATGTCCTAAACGGACAGACCATAACGGTTTTCTCCAACGTCAAAAACCTAGGCCACAAACCGGTGGTGGTGAACGCGAGCGCTGAACTCTCCCAGGGTGGGAAGAACTACTTCGAGGATACTAAAACGGTCATCATAGAACCGGGGAATGTGCTTATACACTTCCAAATTCCCATAAGCTATAACCTCCCAGAGGGAACTTACAGGGTCAAATATACCGTAAGATACCCTGGAGGAGCCTTTACGTACTCAAAAGACCTCCCAGTTAAGTTCGGCGTCTCAGTGCTGGCGGCTTCGGTAGAGCGGAGTGAAGTAGTTCCAGGCGTGAAAAACGAGGCGTACTTAACCGTGGTCTCCGTCAGGAGAA
Coding sequences:
- a CDS encoding EamA family transporter; translated protein: MRRGYLFIFLAASMWGTLGIFATYIYRYGVDSFTMVFWRVLFALLILGTYIVLFLRENPFTRERLWFYALYGLVGVFAFYTLYFYTVKISSVGFAVLLVYTAPAFSVILGRLIFGEPLIREKMVALFLVLTGVVLVAGNVDFHVGYLALITGITTGFTYSIYSILAKFGVRNERPERVLFMILFFGLLFLAPFSKFSVPGGAIPYLLGLAFFPTFLGYILYNHALKEVEVSRASIVATVEPVVAIILAFLLFGEKLTTEQLIGATLIIGGSIIVHLRGEEKPEENLLEETH
- the glnA gene encoding type I glutamate--ammonia ligase gives rise to the protein MNEVSTASRTGEAKKPGFIQLIFVDINGVPKGMEIPAGRYEEAVEKGIAFDGSSIPGFQGIADSDLIFKADPDTYAEVPWEGIARVYGYVYKDGKPYKADPRGVLKKTIEKLEKEGFKAYIGPEPEFYLFKKNGTWELHLPDGGGYFDLVTLDRVREVRREIALYMPALGLVPEVLHHEVGNAQHEIDFRYNEALRTADNIVSFKYTVKAVAELHGLHATFMPKPLYGFPGNGMHLHISLWKEEENIFVGEGGLSETALHFVGGILKHAKALTAVTNPTVNSYKRLVPGYEAPVYISWGYRNRSTLIRVPAFWGNGARIEYRCPDPSANPYLAFATILMAGLDGIKRKLEPEAYAETNVYEMDDTTRKKVGIETLPENLGGALEGLKRDRIVREALGGAYENFVTYKEREWEAYVEYLESMNLPENTKKVTEWELERYFHV
- a CDS encoding DUF61 family protein, translated to MPTADDVLKMEIARVNLHLPTVRPTLSQLLAEEKPRVHLRDGSESHFKRSELEYVESLLDDKEVKLLRLPIILEISTVYRGYFRVRGRIEVKVVEKILETYDELEEKTEGLYPRYLLPRVRRVLPTTTTYAFIAE